GGTCACTCGGTCTACACCAGACAACCCTGGGTCACTGTCTACATCAGACACCCCAGGGTCACTTTGTCTATACCAGACACCCCAGGGTCACTCTGTCTACATCAGACACACCAGGGTCACTTTGTCTATACCAGACACCCCTGGGTCACTCTGTCTACACCAGACACCCCTGGGTCACTCTGTCTACACCAGACACCCCAGGGTCACTCAGTCTACACCAGTCACCCCTAGGTCACTCAGTCTACGCCATAAACCCCTGAGTCACTCAGTCTACGCCATAAACCCCTGAGTCACTCAGTTTACACCAGACACCCCTGGGTCACTCTGTCTACACCAGACACCCCTGGGTCACTCTGTCTACACCAGATACCCCTGAGTCTCTCTGTCTACACCAGACACCCCTGGGTCACTCTGTCTACACCATATACCCCTGAGTCACTCTGTCTACATCAGACACCACTGGGTCACTCTGTCTACACCAGATACCCCTGAGTCACTCTGTCTACATCAGACACCACTGGGTCACTCTGTCTACACCAGATACCCCTGAGTCACTCTGCCTACATCAGACACCCGTGGGTCACTCAGTCTACACCAGACACCTCTGGGTCACTCAGTCTACACCAGACACCCCAGTTTCTGAGATTTTCCTCAATGAATGACATTCAGCTAACGTGTTGAGGGAAACACTCTTtgattgaaattattttgaGACATAGTCACTCTTTCAATATGTGACAGAAATCTGCTCGAGAAATAATGTTTCTACTATGATTAACATGCGACTGCTTAATGAATTTTCTTCATTATAATCTTGCTTGTCATTTCAGATGCAAGAAATGGAGGAGGAAGCCAAGGTTGCTCCAGTACCCTATAGAACACAGATGCTGGGGAAGCTCCGGAACTATCGACGGGACTTGGAGCAAGCTTCCAAGATGTTGGTCAGTCTGTAAAGCATTCAGTACTGAGTTTAAGTGCTATTATTGAAGTTTTTCAGGTAGAGAATGTGTGACTGTTGAATTGAAATGGAAACGGTCAAGATTTTATGTTTCATagattttattacattattttatttgcATAAAGAGGCTATAAAATTTCAATACTAAAATATGCTGAAATGTAAGAAATATTGAGGAAAATCAAATGTCTGGGGTCTTATCTTCAGATAATTTCAGAGTTGTTGGTCAATAAATATGTGATTCTTTGTGATTTCTAGAAGAAGGAAAGTGGAAGACCTGTAGGGGGCTCGGATAATTATGGATTTGACAGAGAAGATGTAAGTAAAACTATCATTGGATAAATaaacttaaataaataaactctctgaaaaaaaaggagaaaaaataAATCTACATGACCCTGTCAAAACCTCATTGTTTGATTAAAGGACAACactatttacaaaaaaaaataaccgTTTTGATAGAACACGGCTAAATGCCTATCATACCTGGTAACATTAAAATGATGATATCAGACCAAGAGGAATGGTAATTTGAATCTATCTTGTCCCACATTTTCTTCAAATAGAAGATGATCGCCTCACAGCGTTCCAAGCTGATGCAAGGGACCCAGTCACTCAACAGGGCCTCTGAGAGCCTGGCCAGGACGCAGCAGGTGGCAGCAGAGACGGACATGATCGGAGTGGACACCATCGATGAACTAGGCAGACAGAGAGAGGTTCTTGTACGCACAAAAGACAGGGTAGGTAACATTCTAAAACATGACAAACTCAACGTTGTTGACATCGTGTATTGGTCTTTGACTACTATCGACACATATAGTGTAATGACTGATGTTGACATCATTTATTAATCTTCGACTACTATCAAATTATCAATGCATCTAGTGTAATGACTGATGTTGACATCATTTATTAATCTTCGACTACTATCAACGCATCTACTGTAATGACTGATGTTGACATCATTTATTAATCTTCGACTACTATCAAATTATCAATGCATCTAGTGTAATGACTTGTGTTGACCTCATTTATTAGTCTTCGACTACTATCGACATATCTACTGTAATGACTGGTGTTGACTTCCGGTCATTTCCTGCCATATAGCATCCTGGGTTAAATTTTCCTGGGTGGTGTTTCCAAGTTCTGTTCAGGCCTGATATAAAGGTATTCAAAAGTTGGTGCCATGACTAAATACTGGCACAGAATTCCACGAATCAGCGACTAAGATGAATGGTCTTAATTTAATAGTAGATAATATCAATAGAATAGTAGATCCCATGAATTAAATAGATCCTGTTGATTTGATTGTAGATACTATTGATTAAATAGTAGATCCTAAAAATTCAATAGTAGATCCTGTTAATCAAATAATAGATCCTTTTAATTCAATGGTAAATCCTATTAATTTAATGGAGGATCCTATTAATTCAATGGTAGATCCTattaatttgtatattgtaacagACATATTTTTGGAAAGGTGTTATTCAGCAAATGAATGTAACTATTGTACCACAGGTAATTttgctgtatacatgtattacacaaatttatttcactttctGTTTATCATGCATTCTAAAATCAAATCAACTTATCTATTTCAGACCTAATTATCTAATTTAACTTTTGTTTTGCCTTTCAGTTGGGTGAAACTGATCAAAACCTTGGAAAAAGTAGAAAAATTCTCAAATCTATGGCAACAAGGTAAGATGTTACCGGGTAATATTACTGTGTATGTAATTAGACATACAGTATAATACCCTTTGTGTACCAGCAATCATTGTTGAAGATAAATAAGAAAAGTTACAATGTATTAAAGTGCCCCATTTTGATATAGTTACTCTTGGGTAaatctaaataaataattataccATATAGAGAGTTAGCATTTATtactcaaaataaaaaaaaatcaaatttatacTGATTTAAAACTTTGTGATCTGGAGATTTGAGAACTTATTTTTAGGCTGTTGTCCCCAGTGTGAACTTTCAAACATGTTAACGACTGTTACCTGAAATGTCTAGCTTCAAACGTATGGATTTACTCCAATAGCCTGTTCAAATATGTTTAACAATGGCAGTTGGATCATTTTAGATGGACTTTTGTGGTGACAATAAGCATATGATCAGATTAGTTTGCCTAAATATTGCAGGgtatatttacacaatcatTAATTAACAGATGAAATCTTCATGATCACAAAAATGAcccacaaaacacacaaaaaaaaagaaaaaaaaatcctgtaaAATTTACTGGTTATAAAGATAGTTATTTCATGGAATGAGTTTTCCTTAtcatataatttaaaaaaaaaaatctgatatgtattgtttttctttttttttcagggTGATGACAAATAAGATGATTTTAATTGTGATAATTCTATTAGAACTTGGACTGCTAGGTGGACTTGTGTACTGGAAGTTTTTCTCATGATGCAAAGATATAGTATGAATAACCGAATAATACTGTGAACTGACACTGGGTGAAAAAAGTGATGTGAATGTTCTTTTATGCATAGTGTGAGAGCTGTGAGCAACCAAAAATGCCAGattaataaaaaagaaaaagaaaaaaggacaTGATACAGAAAGTGTAAGTTATGtctggaaaaaaaaacttcattggCATTCCTTGTTGAGTATTTTTCGATGATTAGGATGTATGTGTCATTAATGCTGTTGGTGCATGtcaataacataattatatataaatgtttagtATACATggaacattatataaataattaataccacccgtatgtatgtatttatcatAGATATGGTAAACCTTTAGTctcgaacaaaattaaataaatattgacgaacctgttcgaTTATACAAAATTATGGTTAAGAAAAAAGGATGTGTTTGAACTACCATGTGTCTGCCAGTTTGAACTGACCAGACGTTTAACTTAGTTTATTTTGCAGAATGCCATGAGAACACACATGGGTTGTATCTCTTATTACACATTAAGTAAAATggctttttttttaatctgattAATTAGATAATTGGCTTACAAACAACAGTTGGATTTTGACTTCTGACACTGAATTATTACACAGTATTGAATGAGTTATTATGGCTGTATTCAGGTAACAACTATGAGTATAGCTGTGTGtgctaaggggagataacttatatatcatgttcagtgtgctaaggggagataatttatatatcatgttcaacagtaaatacaaatcctattattgtatgtacagaaaattgtgtttatttgataattatatattgtgatTAACAACATAAATAGAGGGACTGGCTTTATGTTTAATCTTTGAAAAAGATTCAATTTCAAACTAAACTTTAATCTGTTAATTTATAGTGATGATAATGTACTTAAGCATTTGAAAGTAAGAATTAAATGTTCCTTCATAATTAAAACCTTCATTTTATCTAACTTAAAAGTACTGGCAGGAAAAATTCCTTGCACATACTGAGACTCGAACTAGCAACCTCAATGAAAAATACCTTGCCAACGCTGGGcctcgaactagcgacctctTGCTCCCTAAGTGGACAACCTAGCTCTGACaagtcatgaaataaatagtacAATG
This DNA window, taken from Pecten maximus chromosome 3, xPecMax1.1, whole genome shotgun sequence, encodes the following:
- the LOC117323299 gene encoding vesicle transport through interaction with t-SNAREs homolog 1B-like, whose translation is MSSEKFESLEDDLTSIIDGLKERIEKKIPVYRGEEKKTAIRHAGRNLEEAEFVMQEMEEEAKVAPVPYRTQMLGKLRNYRRDLEQASKMLKKESGRPVGGSDNYGFDREDKMIASQRSKLMQGTQSLNRASESLARTQQVAAETDMIGVDTIDELGRQREVLVRTKDRLGETDQNLGKSRKILKSMATRVMTNKMILIVIILLELGLLGGLVYWKFFS